Proteins encoded by one window of Lathyrus oleraceus cultivar Zhongwan6 chromosome 1, CAAS_Psat_ZW6_1.0, whole genome shotgun sequence:
- the LOC127101876 gene encoding uncharacterized protein LOC127101876 gives MNGSMVIDTPINGSVTTSLVCVNCPLTIRGRDFGIDLVYLPLNQLDVILGMDWLEFNHVHIIFFDKSVKFLESEESMESSFMTARQVGMSLIEGVQVFVVFTSLRGESERMIVDLPIMCEFPEVFLDEISELSSEREVEFAIDVIPGTSLVSVAPYKIFALELNGEERFQELKRKLTSASVLI, from the coding sequence ATGAATGGTAGCATGGTCATTGATACCCCAATTAATGGTTCAGTGACTACTTCGTTGGTGTGTGTGAATTGTCCTTTGACAATTCGCGGTAGAGATTTTGGGATTGACTTAGTCTATTTGCCTCTAAATCAACTCGATGTTATTCTGGGAATGGATTGGTTGGAGTTTAACCATGTGCATATCATTTTCTTTGATAAATCGGTGAAGTTTCTTGAATCTGAGGAGAGTATGGAGTCGAGTTTCATGACTGCGAGACAGGTAGGGATGTCCTTGATAGAGGGTGTTCAAGTGTTCGTGGTGTTCACATCCTTGAGAGGGGAAAGCGAAAGAATGATTGTTGATCTACCTATTATGTGTGAGTTTCCTGAAGTTTTCCTAGATGAAATTAGTGAGTTATCGTCggagcgtgaagttgagttcgCCATAGACGTAATACCTGGGACTAGTCTTGTGTCGGTGGCTCCTTACAAGATATTTGCTTTAGAACTGAATGGTGAAGAGAGATTTCAGGAACTTAAGAGGAAGTTGACATCTGCTTCAGTTTTGATTTAG